A genomic stretch from Aedes albopictus strain Foshan chromosome 2, AalbF5, whole genome shotgun sequence includes:
- the LOC109406422 gene encoding chitooligosaccharidolytic beta-N-acetylglucosaminidase isoform X2 — translation MAVHLLIRRLSLLVCLLSVQWAIGQESDSAAPVWGYRCVNSRCQKVALDDEPTRDKAVSLSVCRLYCDGVFGSVWPRPTGDFRLGNNLIRVNPAAIEFQWGERYEALNKYWDESVERFRGQLLKKAAGEEIRSGGKKVAVKVEVSEDTMTLNHETDESYKLVIRGAEGEEVQVTIEAQNYFGARHALETLAQLMVFDDIRNELQVVADVEIQDVPTYPHRGLALDTSRNYVSVSAIKKTIDALAMVKMNVFHWHITDSQSFPLVIKSQPTLHTFGAYSRKQIYTATDVQDIVQYALARGVRVIPELDAPAHVGEGWEKTNLTTCFNFQPWTKYCVEPPCGQLDPTKDKVYDVLEDIYREMNAMFTHSDVFHMGGDEVSLSCWNSSVEVQQWMKAQGWGLEESDFLKLWNHFQTKALERLDKSLTDKRPIVMWTSRLTEEPYVDKYLDSDRYIIQIWTTGDDPKIAALLEKGYKLIMSNYDALYLDCGFAGWVQGGNNWCSPYIGWQKVYNNDLKSLGGQYASQILGAEAALWTEQADHHSLDGRFWPRVSALAERLWTDPSEGWQSADSRMLVHRERLVENGIAAESLQPQWCLQNEGECPIVQAP, via the coding sequence CGCCGCTCCGGTTTGGGGCTACCGGTGCGTCAACAGTCGCTGCCAAAAGGTGGCCCTCGATGACGAACCAACCCGAGATAAAGCGGTCAGCCTTTCGGTGTGCCGACTGTACTGCGACGGCGTGTTCGGCTCGGTATGGCCTCGGCCAACCGGTGACTTCCGACTGGGCAACAACCTGATCCGGGTCAATCCGGCGGCGATCGAGTTCCAGTGGGGTGAGAGGTACGAGGCGTTGAACAAGTATTGGGATGAGAGTGTGGAGCGATTCCGAGGGCAGTTACTGAAGAAGGCTGCTGGAGAGGAGATCAGGTCGGGTGGGAAGAAGGTTGCTGTGAAGGTGGAAGTGAGTGAGGATACAATGACGTTGAATCACGAGACTGATGAGAGTTACAAACTAGTGATTCGCGGAGCTGAAGGCGAAGAGGTGCAGGTAACGATCGAAGCTCAGAACTACTTTGGAGCGCGACATGCTTTGGAGACTCTGGCGCAGTTGATGGTGTTCGACGACATCCGGAACGAGCTGCAGGTGGTGGCTGATGTGGAGATTCAGGACGTTCCGACCTATCCTCATCGAGGCCTTGCTTTAGACACCTCTAGGAATTATGTCAGCGTCTCCGCGATCAAGAAAACGATCGATGCCTTGGCCATGGTCAAGATGAACGTGTTCCACTGGCATATTACGGATTCGCAGAGTTTCCCTCTGGTCATTAAGTCGCAGCCAACTTTACACACTTTTGGCGCATACTCTAGGAAGCAGATCTACACTGCTACGGACGTTCAGGACATTGTCCAATACGCTCTGGCTCGTGGCGTCCGGGTCATTCCAGAGCTGGATGCCCCGGCTCACGTTGGAGAAGGTTGGGAAAAGACTAACTTGACCACCTGTTTCAACTTCCAACCTTGGACCAAGTATTGCGTTGAGCCTCCTTGCGGTCAGCTGGATCCCACAAAGGACAAGGTGTATGACGTCCTGGAGGATATCTACCGTGAGATGAATGCCATGTTTACCCACTCGGATGTGTTCCACATGGGTGGCGACGAAGTTTCCCTCAGCTGCTGGAACTCCAGCGTTGAGGTTCAGCAGTGGATGAAGGCTCAGGGCTGGGGTCTGGAGGAGTCTGATTTCCTCAAATTGTGGAACCACTTCCAGACCAAAGCTCTCGAACGATTGGATAAATCCCTGACGGATAAACGTCCGATCGTGATGTGGACAAGCCGACTGACTGAGGAACCATATGTTGATAAATACCTGGACAGCGATCGCTACAtcatccaaatttggaccaccggCGATGACCCGAAGATCGCTGCCCTACTCGAAAAAGGTTACAAGCTGATCATGTCCAACTACGACGCCCTATACTTGGACTGCGGCTTTGCCGGGTGGGTCCAGGGAGGCAACAACTGGTGCTCGCCCTACATCGGCTGGCAGAAGGTCTACAACAACGACCTCAAATCGCTCGGCGGTCAATATGCATCGCAAATCCTTGGCGCCGAAGCAGCTCTCTGGACGGAACAGGCCGATCATCATTCGCTGGACGGACGATTCTGGCCCCGTGTGAGTGCCCTGGCTGAACGCCTGTGGACGGACCCCAGCGAGGGCTGGCAGTCGGCCGACTCGCGGATGCTGGTGCACAGGGAACGGTTGGTCGAAAATGGAATCGCTGCGGAAAGCTTGCAGCCACAGTGGTGCCTGCAGAACGAAGGAGAATGTCCGATCGTGCAAGCTCCGTAG
- the LOC109406422 gene encoding chitooligosaccharidolytic beta-N-acetylglucosaminidase isoform X1, producing the protein MKSVDLVHVSLVVSFVTVVMVAIFITAASYSTGVNTGLGSAAPVWGYRCVNSRCQKVALDDEPTRDKAVSLSVCRLYCDGVFGSVWPRPTGDFRLGNNLIRVNPAAIEFQWGERYEALNKYWDESVERFRGQLLKKAAGEEIRSGGKKVAVKVEVSEDTMTLNHETDESYKLVIRGAEGEEVQVTIEAQNYFGARHALETLAQLMVFDDIRNELQVVADVEIQDVPTYPHRGLALDTSRNYVSVSAIKKTIDALAMVKMNVFHWHITDSQSFPLVIKSQPTLHTFGAYSRKQIYTATDVQDIVQYALARGVRVIPELDAPAHVGEGWEKTNLTTCFNFQPWTKYCVEPPCGQLDPTKDKVYDVLEDIYREMNAMFTHSDVFHMGGDEVSLSCWNSSVEVQQWMKAQGWGLEESDFLKLWNHFQTKALERLDKSLTDKRPIVMWTSRLTEEPYVDKYLDSDRYIIQIWTTGDDPKIAALLEKGYKLIMSNYDALYLDCGFAGWVQGGNNWCSPYIGWQKVYNNDLKSLGGQYASQILGAEAALWTEQADHHSLDGRFWPRVSALAERLWTDPSEGWQSADSRMLVHRERLVENGIAAESLQPQWCLQNEGECPIVQAP; encoded by the coding sequence CGCCGCTCCGGTTTGGGGCTACCGGTGCGTCAACAGTCGCTGCCAAAAGGTGGCCCTCGATGACGAACCAACCCGAGATAAAGCGGTCAGCCTTTCGGTGTGCCGACTGTACTGCGACGGCGTGTTCGGCTCGGTATGGCCTCGGCCAACCGGTGACTTCCGACTGGGCAACAACCTGATCCGGGTCAATCCGGCGGCGATCGAGTTCCAGTGGGGTGAGAGGTACGAGGCGTTGAACAAGTATTGGGATGAGAGTGTGGAGCGATTCCGAGGGCAGTTACTGAAGAAGGCTGCTGGAGAGGAGATCAGGTCGGGTGGGAAGAAGGTTGCTGTGAAGGTGGAAGTGAGTGAGGATACAATGACGTTGAATCACGAGACTGATGAGAGTTACAAACTAGTGATTCGCGGAGCTGAAGGCGAAGAGGTGCAGGTAACGATCGAAGCTCAGAACTACTTTGGAGCGCGACATGCTTTGGAGACTCTGGCGCAGTTGATGGTGTTCGACGACATCCGGAACGAGCTGCAGGTGGTGGCTGATGTGGAGATTCAGGACGTTCCGACCTATCCTCATCGAGGCCTTGCTTTAGACACCTCTAGGAATTATGTCAGCGTCTCCGCGATCAAGAAAACGATCGATGCCTTGGCCATGGTCAAGATGAACGTGTTCCACTGGCATATTACGGATTCGCAGAGTTTCCCTCTGGTCATTAAGTCGCAGCCAACTTTACACACTTTTGGCGCATACTCTAGGAAGCAGATCTACACTGCTACGGACGTTCAGGACATTGTCCAATACGCTCTGGCTCGTGGCGTCCGGGTCATTCCAGAGCTGGATGCCCCGGCTCACGTTGGAGAAGGTTGGGAAAAGACTAACTTGACCACCTGTTTCAACTTCCAACCTTGGACCAAGTATTGCGTTGAGCCTCCTTGCGGTCAGCTGGATCCCACAAAGGACAAGGTGTATGACGTCCTGGAGGATATCTACCGTGAGATGAATGCCATGTTTACCCACTCGGATGTGTTCCACATGGGTGGCGACGAAGTTTCCCTCAGCTGCTGGAACTCCAGCGTTGAGGTTCAGCAGTGGATGAAGGCTCAGGGCTGGGGTCTGGAGGAGTCTGATTTCCTCAAATTGTGGAACCACTTCCAGACCAAAGCTCTCGAACGATTGGATAAATCCCTGACGGATAAACGTCCGATCGTGATGTGGACAAGCCGACTGACTGAGGAACCATATGTTGATAAATACCTGGACAGCGATCGCTACAtcatccaaatttggaccaccggCGATGACCCGAAGATCGCTGCCCTACTCGAAAAAGGTTACAAGCTGATCATGTCCAACTACGACGCCCTATACTTGGACTGCGGCTTTGCCGGGTGGGTCCAGGGAGGCAACAACTGGTGCTCGCCCTACATCGGCTGGCAGAAGGTCTACAACAACGACCTCAAATCGCTCGGCGGTCAATATGCATCGCAAATCCTTGGCGCCGAAGCAGCTCTCTGGACGGAACAGGCCGATCATCATTCGCTGGACGGACGATTCTGGCCCCGTGTGAGTGCCCTGGCTGAACGCCTGTGGACGGACCCCAGCGAGGGCTGGCAGTCGGCCGACTCGCGGATGCTGGTGCACAGGGAACGGTTGGTCGAAAATGGAATCGCTGCGGAAAGCTTGCAGCCACAGTGGTGCCTGCAGAACGAAGGAGAATGTCCGATCGTGCAAGCTCCGTAG